The stretch of DNA CCGTCGGCCGCGAGAGCGCGCATCACCTCGAGGACGTCACCGACGAGTTCGGGGTCGAGCGCTGAGGTCGGCTCGTCGAACAGCATGAGCTTCGGCTCCATCGCGAGCGCGCGGGCGATGGCCACGCGCTGTTGCTGCCCACCGGACAGCTGGGCGGGGTAGGCGTCGGCCTTGCTGCGCAGACCGACCTGGTCGAGCAACGACAGCGCGCGCTCGGTGGCCTTCTCCTTCGACGCGCCGCCGACCAGGACCGGTGCCTCGATGACGTTGGCGAGGACCGTGCGGTGCGGGAACAGGTTGAAGTGCTGGAACACCATGCCGATGTCCCGCCGCTGGCGTCCCGCCTCCTTCGGGCTCAGCTCGTACAGTCGGCCGTTGCGCTCGCGGTACCCGATCAGATCGCCGTCGACGGTGAGGCGCCCGGCGTTGACCTTCTCGAGATGGTTCACACAGCGCAGGAACGTCGACTTTCCCGAACCCGACGGGCCGATCAGACAGGCCACCTCCCCGCGCGCGACCTCCAGGGACACGCCTTTGAGGACCTGCAGCGCACCGAAGTTCTTGCACACCTGGTCGGCGACGACCATCGGCGTCGTATCGGCGGTCACTTGCCCTCCTCCACGATCGGTTCGTTCGCGGCCGCGAGCGCCGCGAGCTGTCGTCCGGACAGGTTGCGCGACGAGCCCTTGGAGTAGTGCCTCTCCAGGTAGTACTGGCCCACCATGAGGACGCTGGTCACCACCAGGTACCAGGTCGACGCGACGAGCAGCATCGGGATCGGCTGGAAGTTGACGCCCGAGATGTCACGCTGACGGCCGAAGAGGTCCAGTGTGAACGGAACGGCCGAGACGAGGCTCGTCGTCTTCAGCATCGAGATGACCTCGTTGCCGGTCGGCGGGATGATCACCCGCATCGCCTGGGGCAGCACTGTACGGCGCATGGCCTGCCACCAGGTCATGCCGAGTGCGGTCGACGCCTCCATCTGTCCCTCGCCCACCGACGAGATGCCTGCGCGGACGATCTCGGCCATGTACGCGGCCTCGTTGAGAGCCAGACCGATCACCGCGATCACGAAGACGTTCTTCAGGCTGAACTCCTGAATGTTCACCTCGACGAACGTCGGTCCCCACGGGATGCCGACGTTCACGGTCTGGTAGATCGACCCGACGAGCCCCCACAGCACCAGCTGCACGTAGACCGGGGTGCCGCGGAAGATCCACAGGTACACCCACGACGTCCACCGGAACACCGCGTTCGGCGACATCCTCATCACCGCGACGATCACGCCGAGGATCACTCCGATGATCATCGAGAGGACCGTCAGCGCGAGGGTGTATCCGACACCGGAGAGGATCCGCTGCTCGAACAGGTAGTCACCGTACGTGCTCCACTTGTAGGCGTCGTTGGTCGCCGCACCGTAGACGAACAGCACGGCCAGAATGACGATGATGACGCCGACGACCCACTGGCCCGGGTGTTTGAGCGGAACCGCTTTGATCGGCGCCGGGACGTCCGACGTGTGATGGTCAGTCATCCGGCTACTCCTGTGCCCCGTTGATCTGCGATGTCTCGATCATTCCCGCCTCTACGCCCCAATGCTCCGCGATCGTCCGATACTGTCCGTCGTCGATCAGGTACTGAACCGCCCTCTGCACCGCCTCCGACAACGACGACCCCTTCCTGATCGGAAAACCGTACGGCGCCGAATCGTAGGTCGGACCGATCTCCTCGAGCTGGCCGTCGGTCTTCTTCACCGCGTACGCGGTGACCGGCGAGTCGGCGGAGAAGGCGGCCACCTGCCCGAGGAGTGCGGCGTTCACCGCCTGATCCTGGGTGTCGAAGGCGACTTTGACGATCGGGTCCTGTCCTCGGGCGACGCATTCGTCGCTCTTGCCCGGGACCTCATCGGTGTCCTGCGTGGTCGACACCTGGACGCCGATCCGCAGTCCGCACGCGTTGTCCGGGTCGACGCCGCTGCCCGGCTTGGCCGCCCATTTGATGCCCGCCGTGTAGTAGTCGACGAAGTCCACCTGCTTCTCACGCTCGACCGAGTCGGTGAACGAGGACATCCCCATGTCGTACGTGCCGGCCTGAATCGACGGGATGATCTTGTCGAAGTCCGACTGCGTGTACACGACCTTCAGTCCGAGCACGTCGCCGATCGCGTCGACGAGGTCTACGTCGTAACCGATGATGTCGCCGTTCCGGTCTTTGAACTCGTTCGGCTGATACGGCGGATTGGTGCCGACCTTGAGCACTCCTGAGGCGCGGATGTTCGCGGGCACGAGAGCCGCGATGTCCGGCTGCTCCTCGATGTGGATGTCGATCGGCTTGGTGTCGAGCGCCGACTCGTCCACCACGCATCCCGACAACAGCAGTGTCGCGCATGCGGCTGCCGCGCCGAACGGTCGCACACGCATCGCCTCAACCCCCGTCAATCGTCTCGTCGGTCCCCCGAAACCTACTCGGCCCGACCATCGAGTATGAACGAATCGGTATCGGCGACGCGCCGGGGGTCCCACGACGGAGCCGAGACCGCCGTCGGCGCGTCCGACCCCGCATGGAGATGTCCGGACAGTCGCGGCATTTCCGGCCGCGGGTCGTCATCCACCGCGAACATCACGTCGAACGCGACGATCAGAGGGCGTCGACGACCGCCTCGGTGAAGGCGCTCGTGGTCGCGTCGCCGCCCAGATCGACGGTTCGGACACCGCCCGCGAGCACATGCGCCACCGCGGCGTCGATCGCATCGGCGGCGCGCACCGCGCGAGCGTCGTCGGACCTCTCCCCGTGCCAGCGCAGCGACATCGCCACCGAACCGATCGTCGCGACCGGATTCGCACTGTTCCGGCCCGCGATGTCGGGTGCTGCGCCGTGCACCGCCTGCGCCATCGCGCGATCGGCCGACGAGTTGAGCGACGACGCCAGCCCGAGCGAACCGGACAGTTCGGCGGCGAGGTCGGACAGGATGTCGCCGAACAGATTCTCGGTCACGATCACGTCGAAGTCCGCGGGTCTGCGAACCAGCAACGCCGCCATCGCATCCACGTGCTCGGTGTCGACTCGGACATCCGGGTACCGCTGCGCCACCTGCAGGCACACGTCGCGGAACAGGCCTGTGGTCAGGCGCAGCACGTTGGCCTTGTGCACGATCGTCACGTGCCCGCGACGACGCCGTGCGGCCTCGAACGCCTCGACGGCGATCCTCTCCGTCGCCGCCCGCGTGACCAGACCGACGGACAGCGCCACGTCGGGAGTCGGCATGAACTCGCCGCTGCCGACGGCCATGTTGCGATCCGCGTACAGACCCTCGCTGTTCTCCCGGACGATCAGGAGGTCGATGTCGGGTGCGGTGGCCGGCACACCGGGGACCGCGCGGGCCGGACGCAGGTTGGCGAACAAGCCGAACTGTTTACGCATCACCGCGCCGGGCGCCGGATGACGGAGTTCGGCCGGATACGACGCGCTGTCGTGGGGGCCGACGAGCCACAGATCGAACTCCGCGAGAGCGTCGAGCGTGCTGCCGGGGATCGGCACGCCGTGCGATGCGATCGCGGCGGCACCGAACGGCAGCTCGACCGTGTCCAGGGCGATCCCCTGCCGGTCGAGTGCGGCGCGGGCCACCGCCGCCGCGGCGGGAACCACCTCGGGGCCGATGCCGTCGCCGGGCAGTACAGCGAGCCGAACCGAGAACGTCATCGCAGCGCCTCCTTCACGGTGCACTTATTCATTCGCACAGCCGCACAGACCGGCCTGATCGGGTCGTCATCTCGGTCCGGCGCTCAGTGCGCGGCCGCGTCCCAGGTGCGACCGACGCCCACGGACACCTCCAGGGGCACCGACAGGTCGATGGCGCCGGCCATCTCCTCGCGGACGAGGGCCTCGACCCGGTCCCGTTCGCCGACCGCCACGTCGAGGACGAGTTCGTCGTGCACCTGAAGGAGCATGCGCGAGGTGAGCCGCTCGGCGGCGAGACGACGCTGCACGTTGATCATGGCGACCTTGATGATGTCGGCCGCCGTACCCTGGATCGGCGCGTTGAGCGCCATGCGCTCGGCGGACTGACGGCGCTGGAAGTTGTCGGAGTTCAGGTCCGGCAGATAGCGGCGTCGCCCGAACAGGGTCGCGGTGTACTCGTTGCGACGGGCCTCGACGACGACGTCGTGCAGGTAGTCGCGCACCCCGCCGAACCGGTCGAAGTACTGTTCCATCTGCTGTTTGGCCTCTTCACGGCCGATCCCCAACTGCGCGGCCAGACCGTAGGCGCTCAACCCGTACGCGAGACCGTACGACATCGCCTTGACCCGCGACCGCATCTGCGGGTCCACCTGGTCGACCGGGACGCCGAAAGCGCGCGATCCGACGAAGTTGTGCAGGTCCTCCCCCGACCGGAACGCCTCGATCAGGCCCTCGTCCTCGGACAGGTGCGCCATGATCCGCATCTCGATCTGCGAGTAGTCGGCAGTCATCAGGCACTCGAACCGGTCGTCCGAGTCGACGACGAAACCGCCGCGGATCTGTCTGCCGGCCTCGGTGCGGACCGGGATGTTCTGCAGGTTCGGATCGGTCGACGACAGTCGGCCGGTCGCGGCTACGGTCTGGTTGAACGTCGTGTGGATGCGACCGTCGTCGGCGACCGACTTGAGCAGCCCGTCGACGGTCACCTTCAGCCGCGTCGCGTCGCGGTGCTCGAGGAGGAACTTCAGGAACGGGTGCTCGGTCTTCTCGTACAGGCCCGCCAGCGCATCCGCGTCCGTCGTGTAACCGGTCTTGGTCTTCTTGGTCTTGGGCATGTCGAGTTTGTCGAACAGGATCGCCTGCAACTGTTTCGGCGAACCGAGGTTGACCTGTTCACCGATCACCTCGTACGCCGACTCCGCCGCATCGCGCACGCGCTGCGCGAACTCGGACTCCAGATCGTTGAAATGCGCGACGTCGACACCGATGCCGACCGCTTCGAGATCGGCGAGGACGAACGTCAGCGGCAGCTCCATCTCGGTGAGGAGCTTGACCGAGTCGATCCGTTCGAGTTCGGTGTCGAGGGCGTCGGCGAGTTCGGCGACGGCGCGCGCCGACAGCATCAGCGACTCGGCGGCACGCGCGGAGTCGGCGTCGTCGTCGAGCAGCGACAGCTGTCCGTCGTCGTCGACGCTGTCGTCGGCCTTCAACTCGCGCCGCAGGTACCGCAACGCGAGGTCGTCGAGGTTGAAGCTCCGCTGACCCGGCCGGACCAGGTATGCGGCCAACGAGGTGTCCGAGGTGACGCCGGCGATCCGCCAGCCGCGACCGCGCAGCGCGTGCACCGCCCACTTCGCCTCGTGCACGGCCTTGGCCGCCGATTCGTCGGACAGCCACGCGGCCAGCGCGGCATCGTCGTCGGCCGACATCGACACCGGATCGATGAACGCGCCCTCGCCGTCGGCCGCGGCGATCGCCAGCCCGTCGACGTCCGCGCCGACCACCACTTTCTGCGCGTCGACGGCGATACCCGACCGTCCGGTGCGGGCGTGAGCGTCGAGCCAGTCGGCCACCTCCCCGGCGCCGAGCCGTTCACCGCGCACCTCGAGCCCTTCGTCGGCTTCGGGTTCGGACGAGGTCAGCGTCGAGAACAGCCGGTCGCGTAGGACTTTGAACTCGAGATCGTCGAACAGGCGGTGGATGGCGTCGCGGTCCCACGCGTGGAGTTTGAGGTCGTCGGGTCCGGCAGGCAGGTCCATGTCGCGGATCATCTCGGTGAGCGTCCGGTTCATCTGCACCGATGCGAGGTTGGCGCGCAACGAGTCGCCGGTCTTGCCCTTGATCTCGTCGACGTGGTGCACGAGTTGTTCGAGCGACCCGTACTCGACGATCCACTTGGTGGCGGTCTTGTCGCCGACACCGGGAATTCCCGGGAGGTTGTCGCTCTTGTCGCCGCGCAGTGCGGCGAAGTCGGGGTACTGCTGCGGTGTCAGTCCGTACTTCTTCTCGACCTCGTCGGGGGTGAAGCGAGTCAGCACGGAGACACCGGTCTTCGGGTACAGCACGGTGACGTTCTCGTTGACCAGTTGCAGCGAGTCGCGGTCGCCGGTCACCACGAGCACGCGGTATCCGGCGGCGTCGGCTCGAGTCGCCAGGGTCGCGATGATGTCGTCGGCCTCGTATCCCTCGACGGCCATCACCGGGATGCCCATCGCGCCGAGGACGTCCTTGGTGATGTCGACCTGGCCGCGGAACTCGTCCGGCGACTTGCTGCGCTGCGCCTTGTACTCCGGGAACATCTCCGACCGGAACGTCTGGCGGGAGACGTCGAACGCGGCGGCGACATGCGTGGGTTCCTCGTCGCGCAGCAGATTGATCAGCATCGAGGTGAAGCCGTAGACCGCGTTGGTGCTCTGCCCGGTGTTGGTCTTGAAGTTCTCGGGCGGCAGGGCGAAGAACGCCCGGTAGGCCAATGAGTGCCCGTCGAGGAGCATCAGGGTCGGTCGGGTGTCGGTCTTCTTCGCTGCGCTCACATCAGTGAGTCTAGTGATGGGCTCCGACAGTCCGGCGGCTACTCTCCGAGCGTCTCGACGACGACCTGTGCCACGACCTTCATCGTGACGCGACCGTCCATCGCGTTGCGCTGAATCCACCGGAAGGCGTCGGGTTCGGTGAGCTCATGCTTGTCCATCAGCAGCCCCTTGGCCTTCTCGATGAGCTTGCGCGTCTCGAAGCGCTCGTTCATGTCGGCGACCTCGGACTCGAGCTGGGCGAGTTCACGGTAGCGACTGAGCGCCACCTCGATCGCCGGTACGAGATCCGCCTGAGTGAACGGCTTCACCAGATACGCCATGGCCCCGGCGTCGCGCGCACGCTCGACGAACTCGCGCTGACTGAACGCGGTCAGCATGACGACGGGGGTGATCCGCTTCCTCGCGATCTCGCTGGCCGCATCGATGCCGTCGCGGACGGGCATCTTGACGTCCATGATGACCAGATCGGGACGCAGCCGCTCGGCGAGTTCGACGGCGACCTGGCCGTTGGGCGCCTCGCCGACGACGTCGTAGCCCTCTTCGCGGAGCATCTCGATCAGATCGAGGCGGATGAGCGAATCGTCTTCGGCGACGACCACCCGGCTCGCCTGTCGGCTGGTGGGCTGATCGTCTGCCATCCGCTGGTCCTCGTCGTAGAAGTGTGCCCCGGGCCGGACTCGAACCGGCACCTCGTTAGAGACCGCATTTTGAGTGCGGCGCGTCTGCCAATTTCGCCACCGGGGCCGGTGGATCAGTGCGAGGTGAAAGTGTACTAGGCGTCGGCCGCGCACACCCAACCCGGGTCCGCTCCGCCCACGGCGACACACCGGGCTCTCGACTGTGACGTGCCCACGTCCTATTGTTACTTGCGAGTCAGATCACGCGGGGGTGACGATCACGTCGTCTTTCCGACCCGTCTGGCCTTTCGGGGAAGGTTCATTGCAGATGTTCGTCTCGTTGCGCCGGATAGTCCGGCAGATACTCATCGCACTCGTCGCGACGGTCACCGTCGTCGCCGGAGCGGGCATGGTGCCCGCGACGTCGACTCAGGCACACGCCGACGTCTACGGCTCGCTCGGCGCTCGCTGGACGCGCACGCACGACGGCCCGCAGAAGTACTCGGGCTACTCGGTGAAACCCGATGTTCCGATCCGGATGAGCGATGGAACCGTCTTGCGTTCCAACGTGATCCGCCCGACGAAGAACGGCAGGCCGGTCTCGGACAAACTGCCGACCATCGTCACGATGACCCCGTACACCAAGATGGTGTCGGCGCTGGCCGCCGAGGTGACGAACTATCCGGTGCTCGTGCCGCAGCTGATCGACCTGCTCAACGGCATCAACGCTCGCGGCACATTCTTATCGGGCTACAACGAGCTCGTGGGTGCGCTGCGCGGCGGACTGGTCAACACGTTCGCCTACGACCCGCAGCTGGTGAAGAGCGGTTACAACGTGGTGGTGGTCGACGTCCGCGGCACCGGATTCTCTCAGGGCACGTGGCAGGTGTTCGGCGAGCGCGAACGCAAGGACACCGTCGAAGTGGTCGACTGGGCCAAGAAGCAGAAGTGGAACAACGGCAAGGTCGGCATGTCCGGTGTCTCGTATTCGGCGATCAACCAGTTGCAGGCGGCCTCCGACCGCCCCGGCGCCCTCGATGCGATCTTCCCGGTGGTGCCCGGCGCCGACCTCGTGCAGGACGTCATCGCCCCGGGTGGCGGCGTCGGATTCGGCTTCCTCGCACCGTGGCTCTCGCTCGTCAACGGCAGCAAGCTGATCCCGAACGTCGCCTCGATGCTGAACGGCACCTTCGACTGGCGCTGGCTCGCGGACCGCGTGAAGGATCCGCTCACATACTTCGACGTGATGATCGAAGCGCTGACCACGCAGTCGCCGAGTACGTTGCACGGCACCACACGCGATCTCGTGACAGCGGGTTCGGAGCGGCGTCGCACGCTGTCGACCGACCTGTCGAAGATCTCCACGCCGACGTTCGGCATCGGCGGCTGGAACGATCTGTTCACCAACAGCGAGTCCCGACTCCTGACGGGGCTCACACAGCTCCCCGACACGCAGAAGAAGCTCATCATGGACGACGGGTACCACATCACGTCGGGCTCGAACTTCGGGCAGAAGGGCTATCCGCCGCGCCTGGACGTGCTCGCCCGTGCCTGGTACGACAAGTGGCTCAAGGGCGTCGACAACGGGATCGATCGGTACTCTCCCGCCACGCTGGCCTCCGAGCCGAGCGGTTGGTTCGTGCAGGGGCCGACCTATCCGTTGCCGGGTCACACCTATCAGCGGCAGTATCTGTCCGGGCGGCGGTCGGGAACGACGAACACGCCGGTCGCGGGCGACGGCTCACTGTCGTCGGCCGCACCCGCGGCGCGGACGACGCGGCGGGTGGCGCCCGGTCTGTCGACGCTGTGCAGCCGTGACTCCGCCCAGGCCACGGTCGGCATCACCGCGATCTTCGACTTCTGCGGAAAGGACTCGCGGGTCTCGGAGATCGCGGCGCAGACCTTCACGTCCGCCCCGGCGACGGTCGCGACGTCGATCAGCGGAACCTCGGTCGTCCATCTCCGGCAACGGCTGGCCGCGACCGACGGCTACTGGCACGCGACGGTGAACATCGTCTCGCCCGACGGGCGCTCCACGACGGTGTCGATGGGACAGCTGATGGTGTCGTTGCGTGGCATCGACCGCGAGCGGAGCTCGTACGCCCCGAACGGCGATCTGACCGACGCGATCCCCACTCTCACATTGTCCGATTACCGCAAGGTGAAGCCGGGTCAGGTCCTCGACGTCGACATTCCGATGACGGCGACACAGGCCAAGCTGCGTCCGGGCGACCGCTTGCGCGTCGATCTGTACGCGTTCAACTTCCCCAAGGCGGTGCCGCTCGGACCGGAGCTCTGGTCGTCGCGGTTGCAGCCGCAGTACATCGAGATCGACCCCGCACACCCGAGCTGGGTCAACGTGCCGCTGTCGCGTCCACTCCGATGACGGCGCTCGAGATCGCGGTTCAGGACGCCCCGGGCGCGGCCGTCGCGCTCGCCGGCGGGGCCGACCGCGTGGAGCGCCGACCGCGTGGAGCTCTGCGCGGCGCTGGGTGCGACGGGCGGGCTCACACCGTCGATCGGCGCGGTGCGCACCGCATCGGCGACCGGTATCGACGTGCACGTCCTGATCCGTTGTCGCCCAGGAGGGTTCGTCTACTCGCGTGACGAGATCGAGGTGATGGCGTTCGATGTCGCGGCGGTCGTCGCCGCCGGTGCCCGCGGCGTGGTGGTCGGTGCGTTACGCGCCGACGGATCCGTCGACGAGGCGGCCGTCGCGGGTCTGGTCGGGCAGGCACGTGCCGCGGGCGAGGTCGATGTGACCTTTCACCGCGCGCTCGACGCCGCGGCCGATCCCGTCGCGGCTCTGCGCACTGTGGCCGCACTGGGGGTCGACCGCGTCTTGACCTCCGGCGGCGCCGCGGCGGCAGGCGAGGGTCTGGACATGCTCGCTCGGCTCGTCGCCGAGGACACCGGCGTTCAGGTGATGGCGGGCGGCGGGGTGCGGCCGGAGACCATTCCGGCGCTGGTCGACGTCGGTGTCGACGCCGTGCATCTGTCGGCGAAGACCGTGATCCCCGACCCCGGGGCGACGGGACCCGGAGGCGGTGCGGGCGGCGGAATCGAAGTGACCGACCCGGACATCGTCGCCGCCGCGCGGACCTCGGCTCACTCGAACAAGTAGCCGGCCTGCAGCGCGGACGGGGTGACGATGCGGCGGTAGTCGTCACCGATCCGCACCACGTAGGCGTCGACCGTCTCGAGATCGTCCACCTCGAACTGCGCGATGCATGTCTCGCCGCCGAGAGCCTTGAGCCGATCCAGCCGGGTGGCGGCCAGCGGCGC from Gordonia humi encodes:
- a CDS encoding amino acid ABC transporter ATP-binding protein, giving the protein MVVADQVCKNFGALQVLKGVSLEVARGEVACLIGPSGSGKSTFLRCVNHLEKVNAGRLTVDGDLIGYRERNGRLYELSPKEAGRQRRDIGMVFQHFNLFPHRTVLANVIEAPVLVGGASKEKATERALSLLDQVGLRSKADAYPAQLSGGQQQRVAIARALAMEPKLMLFDEPTSALDPELVGDVLEVMRALAADGMTMLVVTHEMGFAREVADQLVFMDGGVVVEKGDPREVLSNPQHERTQGFLSKLL
- a CDS encoding amino acid ABC transporter permease; translation: MTDHHTSDVPAPIKAVPLKHPGQWVVGVIIVILAVLFVYGAATNDAYKWSTYGDYLFEQRILSGVGYTLALTVLSMIIGVILGVIVAVMRMSPNAVFRWTSWVYLWIFRGTPVYVQLVLWGLVGSIYQTVNVGIPWGPTFVEVNIQEFSLKNVFVIAVIGLALNEAAYMAEIVRAGISSVGEGQMEASTALGMTWWQAMRRTVLPQAMRVIIPPTGNEVISMLKTTSLVSAVPFTLDLFGRQRDISGVNFQPIPMLLVASTWYLVVTSVLMVGQYYLERHYSKGSSRNLSGRQLAALAAANEPIVEEGK
- a CDS encoding ABC transporter substrate-binding protein; its protein translation is MRVRPFGAAAACATLLLSGCVVDESALDTKPIDIHIEEQPDIAALVPANIRASGVLKVGTNPPYQPNEFKDRNGDIIGYDVDLVDAIGDVLGLKVVYTQSDFDKIIPSIQAGTYDMGMSSFTDSVEREKQVDFVDYYTAGIKWAAKPGSGVDPDNACGLRIGVQVSTTQDTDEVPGKSDECVARGQDPIVKVAFDTQDQAVNAALLGQVAAFSADSPVTAYAVKKTDGQLEEIGPTYDSAPYGFPIRKGSSLSEAVQRAVQYLIDDGQYRTIAEHWGVEAGMIETSQINGAQE
- a CDS encoding isocitrate/isopropylmalate dehydrogenase family protein, yielding MTFSVRLAVLPGDGIGPEVVPAAAAVARAALDRQGIALDTVELPFGAAAIASHGVPIPGSTLDALAEFDLWLVGPHDSASYPAELRHPAPGAVMRKQFGLFANLRPARAVPGVPATAPDIDLLIVRENSEGLYADRNMAVGSGEFMPTPDVALSVGLVTRAATERIAVEAFEAARRRRGHVTIVHKANVLRLTTGLFRDVCLQVAQRYPDVRVDTEHVDAMAALLVRRPADFDVIVTENLFGDILSDLAAELSGSLGLASSLNSSADRAMAQAVHGAAPDIAGRNSANPVATIGSVAMSLRWHGERSDDARAVRAADAIDAAVAHVLAGGVRTVDLGGDATTSAFTEAVVDAL
- the polA gene encoding DNA polymerase I; the encoded protein is MLLDGHSLAYRAFFALPPENFKTNTGQSTNAVYGFTSMLINLLRDEEPTHVAAAFDVSRQTFRSEMFPEYKAQRSKSPDEFRGQVDITKDVLGAMGIPVMAVEGYEADDIIATLATRADAAGYRVLVVTGDRDSLQLVNENVTVLYPKTGVSVLTRFTPDEVEKKYGLTPQQYPDFAALRGDKSDNLPGIPGVGDKTATKWIVEYGSLEQLVHHVDEIKGKTGDSLRANLASVQMNRTLTEMIRDMDLPAGPDDLKLHAWDRDAIHRLFDDLEFKVLRDRLFSTLTSSEPEADEGLEVRGERLGAGEVADWLDAHARTGRSGIAVDAQKVVVGADVDGLAIAAADGEGAFIDPVSMSADDDAALAAWLSDESAAKAVHEAKWAVHALRGRGWRIAGVTSDTSLAAYLVRPGQRSFNLDDLALRYLRRELKADDSVDDDGQLSLLDDDADSARAAESLMLSARAVAELADALDTELERIDSVKLLTEMELPLTFVLADLEAVGIGVDVAHFNDLESEFAQRVRDAAESAYEVIGEQVNLGSPKQLQAILFDKLDMPKTKKTKTGYTTDADALAGLYEKTEHPFLKFLLEHRDATRLKVTVDGLLKSVADDGRIHTTFNQTVAATGRLSSTDPNLQNIPVRTEAGRQIRGGFVVDSDDRFECLMTADYSQIEMRIMAHLSEDEGLIEAFRSGEDLHNFVGSRAFGVPVDQVDPQMRSRVKAMSYGLAYGLSAYGLAAQLGIGREEAKQQMEQYFDRFGGVRDYLHDVVVEARRNEYTATLFGRRRYLPDLNSDNFQRRQSAERMALNAPIQGTAADIIKVAMINVQRRLAAERLTSRMLLQVHDELVLDVAVGERDRVEALVREEMAGAIDLSVPLEVSVGVGRTWDAAAH
- a CDS encoding ANTAR domain-containing response regulator — its product is MADDQPTSRQASRVVVAEDDSLIRLDLIEMLREEGYDVVGEAPNGQVAVELAERLRPDLVIMDVKMPVRDGIDAASEIARKRITPVVMLTAFSQREFVERARDAGAMAYLVKPFTQADLVPAIEVALSRYRELAQLESEVADMNERFETRKLIEKAKGLLMDKHELTEPDAFRWIQRNAMDGRVTMKVVAQVVVETLGE
- a CDS encoding CocE/NonD family hydrolase; this encodes MFVSLRRIVRQILIALVATVTVVAGAGMVPATSTQAHADVYGSLGARWTRTHDGPQKYSGYSVKPDVPIRMSDGTVLRSNVIRPTKNGRPVSDKLPTIVTMTPYTKMVSALAAEVTNYPVLVPQLIDLLNGINARGTFLSGYNELVGALRGGLVNTFAYDPQLVKSGYNVVVVDVRGTGFSQGTWQVFGERERKDTVEVVDWAKKQKWNNGKVGMSGVSYSAINQLQAASDRPGALDAIFPVVPGADLVQDVIAPGGGVGFGFLAPWLSLVNGSKLIPNVASMLNGTFDWRWLADRVKDPLTYFDVMIEALTTQSPSTLHGTTRDLVTAGSERRRTLSTDLSKISTPTFGIGGWNDLFTNSESRLLTGLTQLPDTQKKLIMDDGYHITSGSNFGQKGYPPRLDVLARAWYDKWLKGVDNGIDRYSPATLASEPSGWFVQGPTYPLPGHTYQRQYLSGRRSGTTNTPVAGDGSLSSAAPAARTTRRVAPGLSTLCSRDSAQATVGITAIFDFCGKDSRVSEIAAQTFTSAPATVATSISGTSVVHLRQRLAATDGYWHATVNIVSPDGRSTTVSMGQLMVSLRGIDRERSSYAPNGDLTDAIPTLTLSDYRKVKPGQVLDVDIPMTATQAKLRPGDRLRVDLYAFNFPKAVPLGPELWSSRLQPQYIEIDPAHPSWVNVPLSRPLR
- a CDS encoding copper homeostasis protein CutC; the protein is MELCAALGATGGLTPSIGAVRTASATGIDVHVLIRCRPGGFVYSRDEIEVMAFDVAAVVAAGARGVVVGALRADGSVDEAAVAGLVGQARAAGEVDVTFHRALDAAADPVAALRTVAALGVDRVLTSGGAAAAGEGLDMLARLVAEDTGVQVMAGGGVRPETIPALVDVGVDAVHLSAKTVIPDPGATGPGGGAGGGIEVTDPDIVAAARTSAHSNK